The following coding sequences lie in one Pelobacter seleniigenes DSM 18267 genomic window:
- a CDS encoding succinate dehydrogenase cytochrome b subunit, with the protein MNLFTSTVGRKVLMAVTGLLLVLFVTVHLLGNLSVFAGPDGINAYAKHLHDLGPLVWIFRLVMLGLFAIHITFGIQLYLENRNANPEQYAVQKTLVTTFSAKTMVFTGLIILVFLIYHLLHFTVQVTNPAISASHLPLDAAMRPDVFSMVVLSFQKVFISVVYIIAMIALLLHLSHGISSWVQTLGWSTGPSQDKVRPFGKFLAIVYGLAYIAIPLFILARIVK; encoded by the coding sequence ATGAATCTGTTTACTAGCACTGTAGGAAGAAAGGTTCTGATGGCGGTGACCGGCCTGTTGCTGGTTCTGTTTGTCACTGTCCATCTCCTTGGTAACCTGTCGGTTTTTGCCGGACCTGACGGTATCAATGCCTATGCCAAGCATCTGCACGATCTCGGTCCGTTGGTCTGGATCTTCCGTTTGGTGATGCTGGGGCTGTTTGCCATTCATATTACTTTTGGCATTCAACTTTACCTGGAAAACCGTAACGCCAACCCTGAGCAATATGCTGTTCAGAAGACCCTGGTGACGACCTTTTCCGCCAAAACCATGGTCTTCACCGGGCTGATCATCCTGGTTTTCCTGATTTATCACCTGCTGCACTTCACTGTCCAGGTGACCAATCCTGCAATTTCTGCCAGTCATCTGCCGCTGGATGCTGCCATGCGTCCCGACGTGTTCTCGATGGTGGTGTTGAGCTTCCAGAAGGTTTTCATCTCCGTGGTTTATATCATTGCCATGATTGCCCTGCTGCTCCACCTGAGCCATGGAATTTCCAGTTGGGTGCAAACCCTCGGTTGGAGCACCGGACCGAGTCAGGACAAGGTGAGACCCTTCGGTAAATTTCTGGCTATCGTGTATGGTCTGGCCTATATCGCCATTCCTTTGTTTATTCTCGCTCGCATTGTGAAAT